A stretch of Flavobacterium sp. N2270 DNA encodes these proteins:
- the dnaX gene encoding DNA polymerase III subunit gamma/tau, which produces MEQFIVSARKYRPQTFKDVVGQRAITNTLLNAIETNHLAQALLFTGPRGVGKTTCARILARKINQEGYDDPLEDFSFNVFELDAASNNGVDDIRSIIDQVRIPPQTGKYKVYIIDEVHMLSSAAFNAFLKTLEEPPKHAIFILATTEKHKIIPTILSRCQIFDFKRITVNDAKEHLAEIANEQGVTFEDDALHIIAQKADGAMRDALSIFDRVVSYCGNNLTRQAVTENLNVLDFEYYIKITDLLLENKIPELLISYNDILAKGFDGHHFIAGLASHFRDLLVCQNPATLVLLESGEQARLLYQQQSVKASQSFLLQGIELANDCDLKFKQSQNQRLLVELCLMQIASINFDGEKKKLNPI; this is translated from the coding sequence ATGGAACAGTTTATAGTATCAGCCAGAAAATATCGTCCGCAAACATTTAAAGATGTTGTGGGGCAACGTGCTATAACAAATACTCTATTAAATGCTATTGAAACCAATCATTTAGCACAAGCACTTTTATTTACAGGACCAAGAGGTGTTGGTAAAACAACTTGTGCGCGTATTCTAGCTCGTAAAATTAACCAAGAAGGTTATGATGATCCTTTAGAAGATTTTTCATTTAATGTTTTTGAATTAGATGCAGCTTCAAATAATGGTGTTGATGATATTAGAAGTATTATTGACCAAGTGAGAATACCTCCTCAAACTGGAAAATACAAAGTTTATATTATTGACGAGGTTCATATGCTTTCATCAGCAGCTTTTAATGCTTTTCTTAAAACATTAGAAGAGCCACCAAAACATGCTATTTTTATTTTAGCGACTACTGAAAAACATAAGATTATACCAACGATACTTTCGAGATGTCAAATATTTGATTTTAAGAGAATTACGGTTAATGACGCTAAAGAACATTTAGCCGAAATAGCAAATGAACAAGGTGTAACTTTTGAAGATGATGCTTTGCATATTATTGCTCAAAAAGCAGATGGTGCAATGCGTGATGCTTTATCTATTTTTGATAGAGTGGTTTCTTATTGCGGAAATAACCTTACTAGGCAAGCAGTTACTGAAAATTTAAATGTTTTAGATTTTGAATATTATATCAAAATAACAGATTTGTTATTAGAAAATAAAATTCCAGAATTGCTTATTTCTTATAATGATATCTTAGCCAAAGGTTTTGATGGACATCATTTTATTGCTGGTTTAGCCTCGCATTTTAGAGATTTATTGGTATGCCAAAATCCTGCAACATTAGTGCTTTTAGAATCTGGTGAGCAAGCAAGATTATTGTATCAACAACAATCTGTTAAAGCTTCTCAATCATTTTTACTTCAAGGAATTGAATTGGCTAATGATTGTGACTTGAAATTCAAACAAAGTCAAAATCAACGCTTATTAGTTGAATTATGCTTAATGCAAATTGCCTCTATCAACTTTGATGGAGAAAAAAAAAAGCTAAATCCTATATAA
- a CDS encoding DNA polymerase III subunit gamma/tau, with the protein MKNEEIPIQPIIVSNIVEEVKQPILDKTNITPENKNKSETKISALSLSSIKAKKELEAKQLIHTKHDGELPTETFSETNMLLLWNKFAARLADQNKRLMATYMLMSKPTLNCPIITIELPNESTKIEFEAGNNELLGYLRGKLHNHDITIEVIVNETVETKYAFTPDDKYEKLKSINPTMELLRKVFDLDV; encoded by the coding sequence GTGAAAAATGAAGAAATCCCTATTCAACCAATTATTGTATCTAATATAGTTGAAGAAGTTAAACAACCTATTTTAGATAAAACTAATATCACTCCTGAAAATAAAAATAAGTCTGAAACAAAAATTTCGGCTTTATCTTTATCAAGTATTAAAGCTAAAAAGGAGTTAGAAGCAAAACAACTTATTCATACTAAACACGATGGAGAATTACCTACAGAAACTTTCTCTGAAACTAACATGTTATTATTGTGGAATAAATTTGCTGCACGTTTAGCTGACCAAAACAAAAGGCTAATGGCAACTTATATGCTAATGAGTAAACCAACTCTAAATTGTCCTATAATAACGATTGAACTTCCAAATGAAAGTACAAAAATAGAATTTGAAGCCGGAAATAATGAACTTTTAGGCTATTTAAGAGGAAAGCTTCATAACCATGACATTACAATTGAAGTAATAGTAAATGAGACGGTAGAAACAAAATATGCTTTTACTCCAGATGATAAGTATGAGAAGCTCAAAAGTATAAACCCTACAATGGAATTACTAAGGAAAGTTTTTGATTTAGATGTATAA
- a CDS encoding CAP domain-containing protein — protein sequence MKNTKFILFALIFSTFTLTSCSSDSESVSTPTVTETQKSYSHDSIELELLDLVNTYRVDNNLSPLEIIEHISYKSEEHNSYMIATNSVNHDGFTERKTNLQQVLGAYRVGENVAFGFSTPQAALNAWIASTGHKANLEGDYTHYGISIRMDQEGRKYYTNMFIKK from the coding sequence ATGAAAAACACAAAATTTATCCTTTTTGCCCTAATTTTTTCAACATTTACCTTAACTTCTTGTTCTTCTGATTCAGAATCTGTTTCAACACCTACTGTAACAGAAACTCAGAAATCGTATTCTCACGATTCAATTGAATTAGAATTATTAGATTTAGTCAACACATATAGAGTTGATAATAATTTAAGTCCTTTAGAAATTATCGAACATATTTCGTATAAATCAGAAGAACATAATTCTTATATGATTGCAACAAATTCTGTAAATCACGATGGTTTTACAGAAAGAAAAACAAATTTACAACAAGTTTTAGGTGCTTATAGAGTTGGAGAAAATGTAGCATTTGGGTTTTCTACACCACAAGCTGCTCTTAATGCATGGATTGCGAGTACTGGTCATAAAGCAAATTTAGAAGGAGATTATACACATTATGGTATTTCTATTCGAATGGATCAAGAAGGAAGAAAATATTATACGAATATGTTTATAAAAAAATAG
- the pdxH gene encoding pyridoxamine 5'-phosphate oxidase, with the protein MKDLGKYRKSYEKSELVETSIPEDPINLFHKWFHEVEDFGGVDEVNAMTVSTIGLDGFPKSRVVLLKKYNEEGFIFYTNYNSQKGKAILNNPNVCLSFFWTSLERQVIIKGIAEKTSEIISDNYFDSRPDGSKLGALASSQSEVIPNRDFLENELKELEQKFEGKPIPRPNHWGGFIIKPIEVEFWQGRPNRLHDRIVYKLSENYDWNIFRLSP; encoded by the coding sequence ATGAAAGATTTAGGAAAATATAGAAAATCATACGAAAAAAGTGAATTAGTTGAGACTTCAATTCCTGAAGATCCAATTAATTTATTCCATAAATGGTTTCATGAAGTAGAAGATTTTGGAGGAGTTGATGAAGTTAATGCAATGACTGTTTCTACAATAGGTTTAGATGGATTTCCAAAAAGTAGAGTAGTGCTATTGAAAAAATATAATGAAGAAGGCTTCATATTCTATACAAATTATAATTCTCAAAAAGGGAAGGCTATTTTAAACAATCCAAATGTTTGTTTGTCTTTTTTCTGGACATCCTTAGAACGACAAGTTATTATTAAAGGAATTGCTGAAAAAACTTCAGAAATTATATCAGATAATTATTTCGATTCTAGACCAGATGGAAGTAAACTCGGCGCCTTAGCATCCTCACAAAGTGAAGTTATTCCAAATAGAGACTTTCTTGAAAATGAATTAAAAGAATTAGAACAAAAATTTGAAGGAAAACCTATACCAAGACCTAATCATTGGGGTGGATTTATTATAAAACCTATAGAAGTTGAATTTTGGCAAGGTCGTCCAAATAGACTTCATGATAGAATAGTTTATAAATTGTCAGAAAATTACGATTGGAATATCTTTAGGTTATCTCCTTGA
- a CDS encoding ribonuclease Z — protein MKLTILGCYAATPRTITNPTSQVLEIKNQMFLIDCGEGTQVQLRKHKIKFSRINRIFISHLHGDHFYGLIGLISTFTLLNRENDLHVYGPKGIKEIILLQLKLSNSYTGYNLYFHELESNESVLVFEDDNVTVKTIPLKHRVYTNGYLFKEKNTHRKLNIEAVEEYNIEKCYFAKIKNGGNITLENGKEIKNEELTFSPEKEKSYAFCSDTLYNESIIPIIKNVDVLYHESTFLESENHLASKTMHSTAKEAALIAKKANVGTLLMGHYSTRYGDISLFKKEGESIFKPILLANDGKQFNFS, from the coding sequence ATGAAACTTACTATATTAGGCTGTTATGCAGCTACTCCAAGAACAATTACCAATCCCACTTCTCAAGTACTTGAAATTAAAAATCAAATGTTTTTAATAGATTGTGGAGAAGGAACTCAAGTACAACTTAGAAAACATAAAATTAAATTTTCGCGCATAAATAGAATTTTCATTTCTCATTTACACGGCGATCATTTTTACGGATTAATAGGTTTAATCTCAACTTTTACTTTGTTAAATAGAGAAAACGACCTGCATGTTTATGGTCCAAAAGGAATTAAAGAAATCATTTTACTACAATTAAAATTATCAAATTCTTACACAGGATATAATTTATATTTTCATGAATTAGAAAGTAACGAAAGTGTTTTAGTTTTTGAAGATGATAATGTAACAGTTAAAACAATTCCTTTAAAACATAGAGTTTATACAAATGGTTATCTTTTTAAAGAAAAAAATACACATCGCAAGTTAAATATTGAAGCAGTTGAAGAATATAATATTGAAAAATGTTATTTTGCAAAAATTAAAAACGGAGGAAATATTACTTTAGAAAATGGTAAAGAAATAAAAAACGAAGAACTTACTTTTAGCCCAGAAAAAGAAAAAAGTTATGCTTTTTGTAGCGATACACTTTATAATGAATCAATTATTCCAATAATTAAAAATGTAGATGTTTTATATCACGAATCAACATTTTTAGAATCTGAAAATCATTTGGCATCTAAAACAATGCATTCAACAGCAAAAGAAGCTGCATTAATTGCTAAAAAAGCCAATGTTGGTACTTTGCTAATGGGACATTATTCTACACGTTATGGAGATATTTCTTTATTTAAAAAAGAAGGAGAAAGTATTTTTAAACCAATCCTTTTAGCTAATGATGGAAAGCAATTTAATTTTAGTTAA
- a CDS encoding ribonuclease Z: MKVEQKGHTTIIKETKGDVKAFVENISSQYSTYASQNLILDISHDSSIKEKDLDIFKELSKKHIKAKKSLVIVADNIDFNKVTSSIIVVPSVLEAHDMIEMDEIERDLGF; this comes from the coding sequence ATGAAAGTAGAGCAAAAAGGTCATACAACGATTATAAAAGAAACTAAAGGAGATGTTAAAGCTTTTGTAGAAAATATTTCAAGTCAATATTCTACTTATGCTTCTCAAAACCTTATTTTAGATATTAGTCATGATAGTTCTATTAAAGAAAAAGATTTAGATATATTTAAAGAACTTTCAAAAAAGCATATTAAAGCAAAAAAATCTTTAGTTATTGTTGCAGATAATATCGATTTTAATAAAGTTACAAGTTCAATTATTGTTGTTCCTTCAGTACTTGAAGCACATGATATGATTGAAATGGATGAAATTGAGCGTGATTTAGGATTTTAA